From Pseudomonas vanderleydeniana, the proteins below share one genomic window:
- a CDS encoding FecCD family ABC transporter permease: protein MLATWLSLALGPVSLPLADILRAALRLLGVALPAEGLEQAELILGQIRLPRTLLGLSVGGVLALSGVAMQGLFRNPLADPGLVGVSSGAALGAAIAIVGGAAFGGLPEVMGPYLLSLCAFLGGLGVTALVYRLGRSNGQTSVAIMLLAGIALTALASSAVGLFTYLADDATLRTLTFWNLGSLNGASYARLWPLLLITVGVALWLPRRAKALNALLLGESEAGHLGIDVEGLKRELVLCTALGVGAAVAAAGMIGFIGLVVPHLVRLLAGPDHRVLLPASVLAGGTLLLFADLVARLALAPAELPIGIVTAFLGAPFFLYLLLRGRA, encoded by the coding sequence CTGCTGGCGACCTGGCTGTCGCTGGCCTTGGGCCCGGTCAGCCTGCCGCTGGCCGATATCCTGCGGGCGGCATTGCGCCTGCTGGGCGTGGCGTTGCCGGCCGAGGGGCTGGAGCAGGCGGAGCTGATTCTCGGGCAGATCCGTCTGCCCCGTACCCTGTTGGGACTGTCGGTGGGTGGAGTGCTGGCATTGTCCGGGGTGGCGATGCAGGGATTGTTTCGCAATCCCCTGGCCGACCCGGGGCTGGTGGGGGTGTCCAGCGGCGCGGCGCTCGGGGCGGCGATTGCGATCGTCGGAGGGGCGGCCTTTGGCGGATTGCCGGAGGTGATGGGCCCCTACCTGTTGTCCCTGTGTGCCTTCCTCGGCGGATTGGGGGTGACGGCGCTGGTCTATCGGCTGGGGCGGAGCAATGGCCAGACCAGCGTGGCAATCATGCTGTTGGCGGGGATCGCGCTGACGGCCCTGGCCAGCTCGGCGGTTGGGTTGTTCACCTATCTGGCCGACGACGCGACCTTGCGGACCCTGACGTTCTGGAACCTGGGCAGTCTCAATGGCGCCAGTTATGCGCGCCTGTGGCCACTGTTGCTGATTACGGTGGGCGTGGCGCTGTGGCTGCCACGCCGGGCCAAGGCCCTGAATGCACTGCTGCTTGGTGAGTCGGAGGCCGGCCACCTGGGGATCGACGTCGAAGGACTCAAGCGTGAGCTGGTGCTCTGTACCGCTCTGGGCGTGGGGGCGGCGGTGGCTGCCGCCGGCATGATCGGCTTCATCGGCCTGGTGGTGCCGCACCTGGTGCGGCTGCTGGCCGGTCCGGATCACCGGGTGTTGCTGCCGGCGTCGGTGCTGGCTGGCGGTACCCTGCTGCTGTTCGCCGACCTGGTCGCGCGGCTGGCGTTGGCCCCGGCGGAACTGCCTATCGGCATCGTCACGGCATTCCTCGGCGCGCCTTTCTTCCTGTATCTGCTGTTGCGGGGACGTGCCTGA
- a CDS encoding heme/hemin ABC transporter substrate-binding protein: MRLSSCLIALGAGLALSHAVMAEQVPQRWVSAGGALSEWVSALGAESHLVGVDTTSQHPETLKALPSIGYQRQLSAEGILSLRPQILIGTEEMGPPPVLAQVRGAGVRVELFSAEPDLPSLQGNLQHLGRLLGDEPRAAQLFQGYRQQLDQQQASLRQVQAGQPAPGVLLLIGNAGGKPLIAGKGTAAEWLVTQAGGHNLATHNGYKPFSVEALAGLNPEVLVFADRSLSGDAARQALLKENPILASTRAAKAGRVFELDPTLLVGGLGPRLPASLKKLTGEFYAKGSSAP, translated from the coding sequence ATGCGCCTGAGTTCATGTCTGATTGCACTGGGGGCCGGGCTTGCGCTCAGCCATGCGGTGATGGCCGAGCAAGTGCCGCAGCGTTGGGTCAGTGCCGGCGGCGCGTTGTCGGAGTGGGTCAGTGCGCTGGGTGCGGAGTCGCACCTGGTGGGGGTCGACACCACCAGCCAGCACCCCGAGACGCTCAAGGCCCTGCCAAGCATCGGTTATCAGCGCCAGCTGTCGGCCGAGGGCATCCTGAGCCTGCGCCCGCAGATCCTGATCGGTACCGAGGAAATGGGGCCGCCACCCGTTCTGGCGCAGGTGCGTGGCGCCGGAGTGCGGGTCGAATTGTTCTCCGCCGAGCCGGACCTGCCGAGCCTGCAAGGCAACCTGCAGCACCTGGGCCGGTTGCTGGGTGACGAGCCGCGGGCCGCGCAGCTGTTCCAGGGTTACCGGCAGCAGCTCGACCAGCAGCAGGCCAGCCTCAGGCAGGTTCAGGCCGGGCAGCCGGCGCCAGGGGTCTTGCTGCTGATCGGAAATGCCGGGGGCAAGCCGCTGATCGCCGGCAAGGGCACCGCCGCCGAATGGCTGGTGACCCAGGCCGGCGGGCATAACCTGGCCACCCATAATGGCTACAAGCCTTTCTCGGTCGAGGCCCTGGCCGGATTGAATCCCGAGGTGCTGGTGTTCGCCGATCGCAGTCTGAGCGGCGATGCCGCCCGCCAGGCGCTGCTCAAAGAGAACCCGATCCTGGCCTCGACCCGCGCGGCCAAGGCCGGGCGGGTCTTCGAGCTGGATCCGACCCTGCTGGTCGGCGGGCTTGGGCCGCGCTTGCCGGCGTCGCTGAAGAAACTCACCGGGGAGTTCTACGCGAAGGGTTCGTCCGCACCATGA
- a CDS encoding Rieske (2Fe-2S) protein, with product MKFLCASDTLADNSSRGFDLDGSPLLAVRRAGQVYVYRNRCPHRGIALEWQPDQFLDPSASLIQCATHGALFLIENGECVAGPCAGQSLTALPCREDAEGIWVRA from the coding sequence ATGAAATTTCTCTGTGCTTCAGACACCCTCGCCGACAACAGCAGCCGTGGCTTCGACCTGGACGGCAGCCCGCTGCTGGCAGTGCGTCGTGCCGGGCAGGTGTATGTCTATCGCAATCGCTGCCCACACCGTGGCATTGCCCTCGAATGGCAACCCGACCAGTTCCTCGATCCCAGCGCCAGCCTGATCCAGTGCGCCACCCATGGCGCACTGTTCCTGATCGAAAACGGTGAATGCGTGGCCGGGCCCTGTGCCGGCCAGTCGCTGACGGCGCTGCCCTGCCGGGAAGACGCCGAGGGCATCTGGGTGCGGGCCTAG
- the sfsA gene encoding DNA/RNA nuclease SfsA, protein MRFSPALEEGRLIKRYKRFLADIETASGEWLTIHCPNTGSMLNCMVEGGQVWFSRSNDPKRKLPGTWEIGETPQGRLACINTARANPLVEEALRAGLISELDGFTGLKREVAYGQENSRVDFRLDYPTGPAFVEVKSVTLGFDDSAVAAFPDAVTQRGAKHLRELAALAREGVRAVQLYCVNLTGIEAVRPAQEIDPGYAQALREAVAAGVEVLAYGVSLTPEEVRVDRRLPVLL, encoded by the coding sequence ATGCGTTTTTCTCCTGCACTCGAAGAGGGACGGCTGATCAAGCGCTACAAGCGCTTCCTGGCGGATATCGAGACCGCCAGCGGTGAATGGCTGACTATCCACTGCCCGAACACCGGCTCGATGCTCAACTGCATGGTCGAAGGCGGGCAGGTCTGGTTCAGCCGTTCCAACGACCCCAAGCGCAAGCTGCCCGGGACCTGGGAAATCGGCGAGACGCCCCAGGGACGGCTGGCATGCATCAATACGGCACGGGCCAACCCGCTGGTCGAGGAGGCCCTGCGTGCCGGGCTGATCAGTGAACTCGATGGCTTCACCGGCTTGAAGCGCGAAGTTGCCTACGGCCAGGAGAACAGCCGGGTCGATTTCCGCCTGGACTACCCGACGGGGCCGGCGTTCGTCGAGGTCAAAAGTGTCACCCTCGGCTTCGATGACTCCGCGGTGGCGGCCTTTCCGGATGCCGTCACCCAGCGCGGCGCCAAGCACCTGCGCGAACTGGCCGCGCTGGCGCGCGAGGGGGTACGGGCGGTGCAGTTGTACTGCGTCAACCTGACCGGAATCGAGGCGGTGCGTCCGGCACAGGAAATCGATCCCGGCTACGCCCAGGCCCTGCGTGAGGCAGTGGCGGCAGGTGTCGAGGTGTTGGCCTACGGGGTCAGCCTGACGCCTGAGGAAGTTCGCGTGGACCGGCGCCTGCCAGTACTACTCTAG
- a CDS encoding pyridoxal phosphate-dependent aminotransferase codes for MAQSYSARSRAIEPFHVMALLARANELQAAGHDVIHLEIGEPDFTTAEPIIQAGQAALAAGKTRYTAARGLPELREAISGFYRQRYGLAIDPQRILVTPGGSGALLLASSLLVDPGRHWLLADPGYPCNRHFLRLVEGAAQLVPVGPDVRYQLTAELVDRHWNENSVGALVASPANPTGTLLGGDELASLSKAVKGHGGHLVVDEIYHGLTYGCDATSVLEVDDSAFVLNSFSKYFGMTGWRLGWLVAPPEAVAELEKLAQNLYISAPSMAQHAALACFEPQTLSILEERRAEFARRRDFLLPALRELGFGIAVEPEGAFYLYADVSAFGGDAFAFCKHFLETEHVAFTPGLDFGHHLASHHVRFAYTQSLPRLQQAVERIARGLRSWQG; via the coding sequence ATGGCTCAGTCCTACAGTGCGCGCAGCCGCGCGATCGAACCGTTCCACGTGATGGCCCTGCTGGCGCGCGCCAACGAATTGCAGGCCGCCGGGCACGACGTGATCCATCTCGAAATCGGTGAGCCGGATTTCACCACTGCCGAGCCGATCATCCAGGCCGGCCAGGCGGCCCTGGCCGCGGGCAAGACCCGCTACACCGCCGCCCGTGGCTTGCCGGAGCTGCGCGAGGCGATCTCCGGGTTCTACCGCCAGCGCTATGGCCTGGCGATCGACCCGCAACGCATCCTGGTCACGCCCGGTGGTTCCGGGGCATTGCTGTTGGCCAGCAGCCTGCTGGTCGACCCGGGCAGGCACTGGTTGCTGGCCGATCCGGGATACCCGTGCAATCGTCACTTCCTGCGCCTGGTCGAAGGGGCTGCACAGTTAGTACCGGTCGGACCGGATGTGCGCTATCAGCTGACGGCCGAGCTGGTCGACCGGCATTGGAACGAGAACAGCGTGGGTGCCCTCGTCGCCTCCCCGGCGAACCCGACCGGGACCTTGCTGGGCGGTGATGAACTGGCGAGCCTGTCGAAGGCGGTCAAGGGCCATGGCGGTCACCTGGTGGTGGACGAGATCTACCACGGGCTGACCTACGGTTGCGACGCCACCAGCGTGCTCGAAGTCGATGACAGTGCCTTCGTTCTAAATAGCTTTTCCAAATATTTCGGCATGACCGGTTGGCGCCTGGGATGGCTGGTCGCACCGCCGGAGGCCGTGGCTGAACTGGAGAAACTGGCGCAGAACCTCTACATCAGCGCCCCGAGCATGGCCCAGCATGCCGCCCTGGCCTGTTTCGAGCCGCAGACCCTGAGCATTCTCGAAGAGCGTCGCGCCGAATTTGCCCGTCGTCGGGACTTCCTTCTGCCGGCGTTGCGCGAGCTGGGCTTCGGCATCGCGGTGGAGCCTGAAGGCGCGTTCTACCTGTACGCGGATGTCAGCGCGTTCGGCGGCGATGCCTTCGCGTTCTGCAAGCATTTCCTGGAGACCGAGCACGTGGCGTTCACTCCGGGCCTGGATTTCGGTCATCACCTGGCCAGCCATCATGTGCGTTTTGCCTATACCCAGAGCCTGCCGCGCCTGCAGCAGGCGGTGGAGCGGATTGCCCGTGGCCTGCGGAGCTGGCAAGGCTGA
- the dksA gene encoding RNA polymerase-binding protein DksA, giving the protein MPTQAKQQNIQSISGFEPYVESQGEEYMGEPMRKHFTKILQKWKQDLMQEVDRTVDHMKDEAANFPDPADRASQEEEFSLELRARDRERKLIKKIDKTLQLIEDEEYGWCESCGVEIGIRRLEARPTADMCVDCKTLAEIKEKQVGK; this is encoded by the coding sequence ATGCCCACCCAAGCAAAGCAGCAAAACATCCAGTCGATCAGCGGCTTCGAACCCTACGTTGAAAGCCAGGGCGAGGAGTACATGGGTGAGCCCATGCGCAAGCACTTCACCAAGATCCTGCAGAAGTGGAAGCAGGACCTGATGCAGGAAGTCGACCGCACCGTTGATCACATGAAAGATGAAGCAGCCAACTTTCCTGATCCCGCCGACCGCGCCAGCCAGGAAGAGGAATTCAGCCTCGAACTGCGCGCCCGCGACCGCGAACGCAAACTGATCAAGAAGATCGACAAGACCCTGCAACTCATCGAGGACGAAGAGTACGGCTGGTGCGAATCCTGCGGCGTCGAGATCGGCATCCGCCGACTGGAAGCCCGACCGACCGCTGACATGTGCGTCGACTGCAAGACCCTTGCAGAAATCAAGGAAAAACAGGTCGGCAAGTAA
- the gluQRS gene encoding tRNA glutamyl-Q(34) synthetase GluQRS, with translation MTASTASPAYVGRFAPTPSGHLHFGSLVAALASYLDARAVGGRWLLRMEDLDPPREVPGAQAAILDALERYGFEWDGELIRQSERHDAYAQVLDRLFSQGLAYACTCSRKELEAYHGVYPGLCRNLGHAQENAAIRLRVPELSYSFQDRVQGELRQHLGREAGDFVIRRRDGLYAYQLAVVLDDAWQGVTDIVRGADLLDSTPRQLYLQELLGLPQPRYLHVPLIIQPDGNKLGKSYRSPPLTGDQATPLLLRALRTLGQKPPAELEQATPREVLDWGIGHWDATLIPRVATLAEAQLH, from the coding sequence ATGACTGCCTCTACTGCTTCTCCCGCCTACGTCGGTCGTTTTGCCCCTACTCCCAGTGGACACCTGCACTTCGGCTCGCTGGTCGCGGCCCTGGCTTCCTACCTGGATGCCCGCGCGGTCGGCGGCCGCTGGCTGCTGCGCATGGAAGACCTTGACCCGCCACGGGAAGTGCCGGGCGCCCAGGCCGCCATTCTGGACGCCCTGGAGCGCTACGGTTTCGAGTGGGACGGCGAACTGATCCGCCAAAGCGAACGCCACGACGCCTACGCCCAGGTACTCGATCGCCTCTTCAGCCAGGGGCTGGCCTATGCCTGCACCTGCTCGCGCAAGGAGCTGGAGGCCTACCACGGGGTCTACCCGGGCCTGTGCCGCAACCTTGGCCATGCCCAGGAGAACGCGGCCATCCGCCTGCGTGTCCCGGAGCTCAGCTACAGCTTCCAGGACCGGGTCCAGGGCGAATTGCGCCAGCACCTGGGGCGCGAAGCCGGCGATTTCGTGATCCGTCGCCGCGACGGCCTCTACGCCTACCAGCTGGCAGTGGTGCTCGACGACGCCTGGCAGGGCGTCACCGATATCGTCCGCGGCGCCGACCTGCTCGACTCGACGCCGCGCCAGCTCTACCTGCAGGAACTGCTCGGGCTGCCGCAGCCGCGTTACCTGCACGTCCCGCTGATCATCCAGCCGGACGGCAACAAGCTCGGCAAGTCCTACCGCTCGCCGCCGCTGACCGGCGACCAGGCCACGCCGCTGCTGTTGCGCGCCCTGCGCACCCTCGGCCAGAAGCCGCCTGCCGAACTGGAACAGGCCACGCCGCGGGAAGTACTCGACTGGGGAATTGGCCATTGGGATGCCACACTGATACCCAGGGTCGCGACCCTGGCCGAAGCGCAATTGCACTGA
- a CDS encoding sensor histidine kinase produces MPMSFSLTQMLLVSAAYLLALFGVAWISERGVIPRSIIRHPLTYTLSLGVYASAWAFYGTVGLAYQYGYGFLSSYLGVSGAFLLAPVLLYPILKITRTYQLSSLADLFAFRFRSTWAGALTTVFMLIGVLPLLALQIQAVADSIGILTREPVQHRVALSFCALVTLFTIFFGSRHIATREKHQGLVFAIAFESVIKLVAIGGVGLYALYGVFDGPQQLELWLLQNQTALAALHTPLQEGPWRTLLLVFFASAIVMPHMYHMAFTENLNPRSLVSASWGLPLFLLLMSLAVPLILWAGLKLGATTNPEYFTLGIGIAANNPALALLAYVGGLSAATGLIIVTTLALSGMALNHLVLPLYQPPAEGNIYRWLKWTRRALIVAIIMAGYGFYLLLGAEQDLANLGIVAFVATLQFLPGVLSVLYWPTANRRGFIAGLMAGVLVWLVTMMLPLVGNLQGFYIPLLNMIYVLDDTSWHMAAIASLAANVLMFTLVSLFSNASTEEASAAEACAVDNVRRPQRRELHAASPQEFATQLAKPLGAKAAQKEVEQALRDLYLPFDERRPYALRRLRDRIEANLSGLMGPSVAQDMVETFLPYKAGGESYVTEDIHFIESRLEDYHSRLTGLAAELDALRRYHRQTLQELPMGVCSLAKDQEILMWNRAMEELTGVAAQRVVGSRLPTLGEPWRELLQGFINLPDEHLHKQRLALDGQTRWLNLHKAAIDEPLAPGNSGLVLLVEDLTETQMLEDKLVHSERLASIGRLAAGVAHEIGNPITGIACLAQNLREEREEDGEITEISGQILEQTKRVSRIVQSLMSFAHAGSHQHNDEAVCLAEVAQDAIGLLALNRRNFEVQFFNLCDPDHCVEGDPQRLAQVLINLLSNARDASPAGSAVRVKSEAFEHTVDLIVEDEGTGIPKNIMDRLFEPFFTTKDPGEGTGLGLALVYSIVEEHYGQITIDSPADTESQRGTRIRITLPRHVEATSAVN; encoded by the coding sequence ATGCCGATGAGCTTTAGCCTGACCCAGATGCTGCTGGTCAGCGCCGCCTACCTGCTGGCGCTGTTCGGCGTGGCCTGGATCAGCGAACGGGGCGTGATCCCACGCTCGATCATTCGCCACCCGCTGACCTACACCCTGTCGCTGGGCGTCTATGCCAGTGCCTGGGCGTTCTACGGCACGGTCGGCCTGGCCTACCAGTATGGCTACGGCTTCCTCTCCAGCTACCTCGGCGTCTCCGGGGCGTTCCTGCTGGCACCGGTGCTGCTGTACCCGATCCTGAAGATCACCCGCACCTACCAGCTGTCGTCACTGGCCGACCTGTTCGCCTTCCGCTTCCGCAGCACCTGGGCCGGCGCGCTGACCACGGTATTCATGCTGATCGGCGTGCTGCCACTGCTGGCCCTGCAGATCCAGGCCGTGGCCGACTCCATCGGCATCCTCACCCGCGAGCCGGTGCAGCATCGCGTGGCCCTGAGTTTCTGCGCCCTGGTCACGCTCTTCACCATCTTCTTCGGCTCCCGGCACATCGCCACCCGGGAAAAGCACCAGGGCCTGGTGTTCGCGATCGCGTTCGAGTCGGTGATCAAGCTGGTGGCCATCGGCGGCGTCGGTCTCTATGCCCTCTACGGCGTATTCGACGGCCCGCAGCAACTGGAACTGTGGCTGCTGCAGAACCAGACCGCCCTCGCCGCCCTGCACACCCCGCTGCAGGAAGGCCCCTGGCGCACCCTGCTGCTGGTGTTCTTCGCCTCGGCGATCGTGATGCCGCACATGTATCACATGGCCTTTACCGAGAACCTCAACCCGCGCTCGCTGGTCAGCGCGAGTTGGGGCCTGCCGCTGTTCCTGTTGCTGATGAGCCTGGCGGTACCGCTGATTCTCTGGGCTGGCCTGAAGCTGGGTGCCACCACCAACCCGGAGTACTTCACCCTCGGTATCGGTATCGCCGCGAACAACCCGGCCCTGGCCCTGCTGGCCTACGTCGGTGGGCTGTCAGCGGCCACCGGGCTGATCATCGTCACCACCCTGGCCCTCTCCGGCATGGCCCTGAACCACCTGGTGCTGCCGCTCTACCAGCCACCGGCCGAGGGCAACATCTACCGCTGGCTGAAGTGGACCCGCCGCGCCCTGATCGTCGCGATCATCATGGCCGGCTATGGCTTCTACCTGCTGCTGGGCGCCGAACAGGACCTGGCCAACCTCGGTATCGTCGCCTTCGTCGCCACCCTGCAATTCCTGCCGGGCGTGCTGTCGGTGCTGTACTGGCCGACCGCCAACCGGCGCGGTTTCATCGCCGGTCTGATGGCCGGGGTGCTGGTGTGGCTGGTGACCATGATGCTGCCGCTGGTCGGCAACCTGCAGGGTTTCTATATTCCGCTGCTGAACATGATCTACGTGCTGGACGACACCAGTTGGCATATGGCGGCGATCGCCTCGCTGGCGGCCAACGTGCTGATGTTCACCCTGGTCTCGCTGTTCAGCAATGCCAGCACCGAGGAGGCCAGTGCCGCCGAGGCCTGCGCAGTCGACAACGTCCGTCGTCCGCAGCGCCGCGAACTGCATGCCGCCTCGCCCCAGGAGTTCGCCACGCAACTGGCCAAGCCGTTGGGAGCCAAGGCGGCGCAGAAGGAAGTCGAACAGGCCCTGCGCGACCTCTACCTGCCCTTCGACGAGCGCCGCCCCTACGCCCTGCGTCGCCTGCGCGACCGGATCGAGGCCAACCTGTCCGGCCTGATGGGGCCGAGCGTGGCCCAGGACATGGTCGAGACCTTCCTGCCCTACAAGGCTGGCGGCGAAAGCTACGTGACCGAGGACATCCACTTCATCGAAAGCCGACTCGAGGATTACCACTCGCGCCTGACCGGCCTGGCCGCCGAACTCGATGCCCTGCGCCGCTACCACCGCCAGACCCTGCAGGAATTGCCGATGGGCGTCTGCTCGCTGGCCAAGGACCAGGAAATCCTGATGTGGAACAGGGCCATGGAGGAACTCACCGGCGTCGCCGCGCAACGAGTGGTCGGCTCGCGCCTGCCGACCCTGGGCGAGCCGTGGAGAGAATTGTTGCAAGGTTTTATCAACCTGCCGGACGAACACCTGCACAAGCAACGCCTGGCCCTCGACGGCCAGACCCGCTGGCTGAACCTTCACAAGGCGGCGATCGACGAACCGCTGGCCCCTGGCAACAGCGGGCTGGTGCTGCTGGTCGAAGACCTGACCGAAACGCAGATGCTCGAGGACAAGCTGGTGCACTCCGAGCGCCTGGCGAGCATCGGCCGCCTGGCGGCCGGGGTTGCCCATGAAATCGGCAACCCGATCACCGGTATCGCCTGCCTGGCGCAGAACCTGCGCGAGGAACGCGAGGAAGACGGCGAGATCACCGAAATCAGCGGGCAGATCCTCGAACAGACCAAACGCGTGTCGCGCATCGTCCAGTCGCTGATGAGCTTCGCCCACGCCGGCAGCCACCAGCACAACGACGAAGCGGTATGCCTGGCCGAGGTCGCGCAGGATGCCATTGGTCTGCTGGCGCTGAACCGGCGCAATTTCGAAGTACAGTTCTTCAACCTCTGCGACCCGGACCACTGCGTCGAGGGCGACCCGCAGCGCCTGGCGCAAGTGTTGATCAACCTGCTGTCCAACGCCCGTGACGCCTCGCCTGCCGGCAGCGCGGTACGGGTCAAGAGCGAGGCCTTCGAACATACCGTCGATCTGATCGTCGAAGATGAAGGCACCGGCATTCCGAAGAACATCATGGATCGATTGTTCGAACCCTTCTTCACCACCAAGGATCCTGGCGAAGGTACCGGACTGGGCCTTGCACTGGTCTATTCCATCGTTGAAGAGCATTATGGACAAATCACCATCGACAGCCCGGCTGACACCGAAAGCCAACGAGGCACCCGTATCCGGATAACCCTGCCCCGTCATGTCGAAGCGACGTCCGCTGTGAACTGA
- a CDS encoding sigma-54-dependent transcriptional regulator: MPHILIVEDETIIRSALRRLLERNQYQVSEAGSVQEAQERFSIPSFDLIVSDLRLPGAPGTELIKLGQGTPVLIMTSYASLRSAVDSMKMGAVDYIAKPFDHDEMLQAVARILRDRQNGQAAPAERSAPKSAGAAEKSLGGNSNGEIGIIGSCPPMQDLYGKIRKVAPTDSNVLIQGESGTGKELVARALHNLSKRAKAPMISVNCAAIPETLIESELFGHEKGAFTGASAGRAGLVEAADGGTLFLDEIGELPLEAQARLLRVLQEGEIRRVGSVQSQKVDVRLIAATHRDLKNLAKIGQFREDLYYRLHVIALKLPALRERGADVNEIANAFLARQSARIGRNDLKFAADAEQAIRHYSWPGNVRELENAVERAVILCENPEISADLLGIDIELGDLEEEEFIGLAPAPSSAANSSHEPTEDLSLEDYFQHFVLEHQDHMTETELARKLGVSRKCLWERRQRLGIPRRKTGATSES, translated from the coding sequence ATGCCGCACATTTTGATCGTCGAAGACGAAACCATTATCCGCTCCGCACTGCGCCGCCTGCTGGAGCGCAATCAGTACCAGGTCAGCGAGGCCGGCTCGGTACAGGAAGCCCAGGAACGCTTCAGCATCCCCTCGTTCGACCTGATCGTCAGCGACCTGCGCCTGCCCGGCGCGCCGGGTACCGAGTTGATCAAGCTCGGCCAGGGCACGCCGGTGCTGATCATGACCAGCTACGCCAGCCTGCGTTCGGCCGTCGACTCGATGAAGATGGGCGCGGTGGACTACATCGCCAAGCCATTCGACCACGACGAGATGCTGCAGGCCGTCGCGCGCATCCTGCGCGACCGCCAGAACGGCCAGGCGGCTCCGGCCGAGCGCAGCGCACCGAAGAGCGCTGGCGCGGCGGAGAAATCCCTGGGCGGCAACAGCAACGGCGAGATCGGCATCATCGGCTCCTGCCCACCGATGCAGGACCTCTATGGCAAGATCCGCAAGGTCGCGCCCACCGACTCCAACGTGCTGATCCAGGGCGAGTCGGGGACCGGCAAGGAGCTGGTGGCCCGTGCCCTGCACAACCTGTCCAAGCGGGCCAAGGCCCCGATGATCTCGGTGAACTGCGCGGCCATCCCGGAAACCCTGATCGAGTCCGAGCTGTTCGGCCACGAGAAAGGCGCATTCACTGGCGCCAGCGCCGGTCGTGCCGGCCTGGTGGAGGCGGCTGACGGCGGCACGCTGTTCCTCGACGAAATCGGCGAACTGCCACTGGAAGCCCAGGCGCGCCTGCTGCGCGTGCTGCAGGAAGGCGAGATCCGCCGGGTCGGTTCGGTACAGTCGCAGAAGGTCGACGTGCGCCTGATCGCCGCGACCCACCGTGACCTGAAGAACCTGGCCAAGATCGGCCAGTTCCGTGAAGACCTGTATTACCGCCTGCACGTGATTGCACTGAAACTGCCGGCCCTGCGCGAACGTGGTGCAGACGTCAACGAAATCGCCAACGCCTTCCTCGCCCGCCAGAGCGCCCGCATCGGGCGTAACGACCTCAAGTTCGCCGCCGATGCCGAACAAGCCATCCGCCACTACTCTTGGCCGGGTAACGTCCGTGAGCTGGAGAATGCGGTCGAGCGCGCGGTGATTCTGTGCGAGAACCCGGAAATCTCGGCGGACCTGCTGGGTATCGACATCGAGCTGGGCGACCTGGAGGAAGAGGAATTCATCGGCCTGGCGCCAGCGCCGAGCAGCGCGGCCAACAGCAGCCACGAACCGACCGAGGACCTGTCCCTGGAAGACTACTTCCAGCATTTCGTCCTCGAGCACCAGGACCACATGACCGAGACCGAGCTGGCACGCAAGCTCGGCGTCAGCCGCAAGTGCCTGTGGGAACGTCGCCAGCGCCTGGGTATCCCGCGGCGCAAGACCGGGGCAACCAGCGAAAGCTGA